In Haliscomenobacter hydrossis DSM 1100, the DNA window GGATAAGGTACAAGTTCTTCAACATTAGGCGAACCCTTGGGACGGTGTAGGTAGTAAAATTGCGGTTGTTGGAACTCGTTTACTGGCAATAGATAGCCCGCAGGTTTGCTGATGAAAATGCAGCAATCTTCATCGATTGGCAGGGTGTAGTAGCCGTTTTCATCGGTCAAAACGACCTCGCGCTGATTGCTGACCATTACGTCGGAAACACCTTGGGTACTACCCTGTTCGTAGACGTAACCACTGGCTGTTTGTTTTATCGGGTGCATATGAGTAAGGGTTCGGGGGTTCGGGGGTTTGGGGGCTACGATTAGGACACAATTTTAAACGCCAGAATTTGTTGTTGATTGTGAACAGTTTACGTAAATTCCCAACCCCCGACCCCTGGAAGGAAGGGGAGTACATTTTCGATAGGGAAATATCCTACCTTTTGTTCAAAAAGAGGTAAGATTTTGACCTGAAGTACGCTGCACGCCCCTTCCAGGCAGGGTCGATTGGTTCTGGCCTCAACCCCGAAGGGGTGACAGGATTATAGCAATATAACCGTGTTTATTCCATTAAGAGAAACCCTGAAGGGGTGGCATTATGAAATAAAACGGCGAGGGTATGGTCAAATAATGTCACCCCTTCGGGGTTCAAATACATCCTCATGCCATTTTTACTATAATCCTGTCACCCCTTCGGGGTTGAAACAGAGCTCACTTTAGAACCAATCGACCCTGCCTTCCAGGGGTCGGGGGTTGGGAATCACCAGCACACTCTTGCAAGCAATGCACTTTTGTTTCCTAATCGTAGGGGTTCGAGGGTTCGGGCTAGAATTGTGTGCAACCCTCGAACTCCCGAACCCTCGAACCCTCTTAGATCATATCCTCCGGGCGTACCCATTCATCAAACTGTTCCGCTGTCACCAGGCCCAATTCGATGGCCGCCTGTTTCAGCGTAGTATTTTCAGCGTGGGCTTTTTTGGCAATTGCTGCCGCGTTGTCGTAACCAATTTTGGTATTCAGGGCAGTCACCAGCATCAAGGAGTTGTTCAATTGCTCGGTGATGCGGGCGTAGTTGGGCTCGATGCCCGCTGCACAATGCTCGTTGAAACTCACACAAGCATCGCCGATCAAACGTGCCGAAGTGAGGAAATTGAAGATGATCACGGGTTTAAACACGTTGAGTTCAAAGTGCCCGTTCATGCCACCGATGTTGATGGTCACGTCGTTGCCCATCACCTGTGCCATCGCCATGGTCATCGCTTCAGACTGGGTAGGATTTACCTTGCCCGGCATGATGGACGAACCCGGCTCATTGGACGGAATGATCAATTCCCCAATTCCAGAGCGCGGGCCTGAGGCCAAAAGGCGGATGTCGTTGGCGATTTTCATCAGAGAAACGGCTACAGTTTTGAGTGCACCGTGGGCTTCCACCAGTGCGTCATGTGTAGCCAGCGCCTCAAATTTGTTGGGGGCTGTTACGAACGGGAGGCCACTCAACTGCGCGATGTGCCGGGCAACGTTTTCAGAATATCCCGGAGGGGTGTTCAAACCCGTACCTACTGCGGTACCGCCCAGTGCCAATTCAGCGACGTGAGGCAAAGTGTTTTTGATGGCGCGAATGCCATAATCCAGCTGCGCGGCATAACCTGACAGTTCCTGGCCTACAGTAATTGGCGTAGCATCCATCAAGTGGGTGCGGCCAATTTTTACTACACCCATGTAGGCTTCCGACTTGGCTTTCAAGGTGTCGCGCAGCAACTCAATGCCCGGGATGGTGGTTTCTACCAATATTTTATACGCGGCAATGTGCATCGCCGTTGGAAACGTATCGTTGGACGATTGTGACTTGTTGACGTCGTCGTTGGGGTGAAGTACCTTTTTGGCATCCTCCAAGCCTCCGCCTGTAAGCACGTGCGCCCGGTTGGCAATTACCTCATTGACGTTCATGTTGGATTGGGTGCCTGAACCCGTTTGCCAGACCACCAAGGGGAATTGATCATCCAGTTTTCCAGCAGAAATTTCATCACATACTTGTGCAATCAGATCCGTTTTTTCGGGAGAAAGAACGCCTGCTTCCAAATTGGTAAAAGCAGCGGCCTTTTTCAAGATGGCAAAAGCGCGGATGATCTCAATTGGCATCAAATGCCCACCAATTTTGAAGTTTTCTTTGGAACGTTGGGTTTGTGCGGCCCAATATTTATCAGCGGGTACATCTACGTAACCCAGACTGTCTTTTTCTTTGCGGAAAGCCATGATGTGGTCTGCTTAGAGTTTGGTAAAAAAGTGCCGCAAAGATAGAAAAACTCACACAAGCTTTAAAACTCTTTACATTTAAAAGCGTTTTTAGAGTAACTTTCGGTCGCAATTTTTAACCCATCAAAAAACAAAGCAATCATGGCTTTTGAACTTCCAGCATTGCCCTACGCTTTCGACGCACTCGAACCCAACATCGACGCCCGCACCATGGAAATCCACCACGGCAAGCACCATGCGGCCTACACCAATAACCTCAATGCAGCATTGGCAGGCACTGAAAATGAGGGCAAGGCCATCGAAGATATTTTGGCAAATATCTCTAAACTTTCACCCGCCATTCGCAACAATGGTGGTGGATATTACAACCACAACCTGTTCTGGACCATTATGTCCCCCGATGGCAGCCCAACTCCGGCTGAAGGTACCGCTATCCATGCAGCCATCACGGCTGATTTGGGTGGTTTTGACAATTTCAAAAAGGAATTTTCTGCGGCTGGAGCTACCCGTTTTGGCTCTGGATGGGCCTGGTTGAGCGTTGGTGCCGATGGCAAACTTTTCGTTTGCTCTTCTCCAAACCAGGACAATCCGCTGATGGATGTGGCCGAGAAAAAAGGTACCCCCATCCTCGGCATGGATGTTTGGGAGCACGCCTATTACCTGAATTACCAAAACCGCCGCCCCGACTACATCGAGGCATTTTACAACGTCATCAATTGGGAGGAAGTGAACAAACGCTACCTCGCTGCGAAATAATTTTTTTCTGAAGAGGGCAATATTTATCCATTCTTTGCCCTCTTCATATACTATTTTTTTTCTCCCTTTCGTTCCCTCCTTACCTGCTTTGCGTCAAAAGCATGGAACTCCTATTGTAAACGCACATTACTTGTACCTGCAACATATCGACTTTCACTACAGTGGACACTGATTATTACTACTGCATTTTCAGCTTTCAATCAATTTTCTTTTTACCCAAAACCGCGTTCCCATGATCATCGCAGCATTTTGTCTCGTATTGTTTTTAATTTTTGGCTCTAAAATGTTGGAAAAAACCTAAATTTTAACCGACCATTTTTCACAAAAAAAGGCCGCACCTCTTTGATTGAATTCAGGAAGCGCGGCCTTTGTGTTTTACTCCATGCCCAGCTCTTTGCGCAAAGGGAGATCTTTTAGCCCGTTTTTTTGCCAGTATGCCTCCATCACGGTATGGGTTCTTTTGGCGATGGTTTGGCGCACTTGTTTGTCGCCTAAAGCTGGAAAAGACTCCATCCAGCCCTCAATCAGGTAAGGGGCTTTGTTTTGAAAAACGATCTCCAACTTGCGTTCCAGCTCAGGAAAAGTGAGGGAATACACCTTGAGTTTTTCCCCGCTGAATTCCGATCCCGCGTATTTTTCCAGTTTTCCCTCTGCCGGATAGGTTTTGAAAGTCTTGTGCATCAAGCGCAAGTACATGGCGCTGGGATAAATCTGCACAGCGCCTAGCGGCAGTGCATCTGGCCCCATCCGCAGGCGGGTCCATACTTCATCTTCCAAAAGTGCTTTCGGCAAATCCAGGTTTTGGTCGGCTTCATTTTCAAAATAAGAGCGGATCTCTACTTTAAAATTGTCTTTTTCATTGTTGACTTGCATATAGGTTTGCCCGCACCAATCCTGGCTGCTGCTGGTTGTTTTTAGGGAGTGCGGATACCGCTTGAGGTCCTCGGGGGTGAATACCGAAGTCATTACCGAGTAGTCATAGATTCCCGTAGTGAAACGCTGAATGGCGTTGAGCTTGAGTACCGTAGTTGAGTTCTCTTGATTTCCTTTTTCGTTTTTCACTTGTTTATCGGTCAAAAAAGGTTCCGTCACAAAAACCAGTACTGCTTCCCCAGGGTGTACATCCCGATAGCGATTTTGGGACAAGGTGTAATGACTGATTTCGGCTTTCCCTTCAAACCAATACGGCCCCAGGCCGATGTTGTCTCGCTTCACCGGAGCGAGTGCTTTGGCCGAAAATTCCTGTCTACCCAATTGCAGCACACAGGTAAAAAATAAAGCAAATACAAACAGAACCCATTTCATCCGTTTCATAAAGTTAATTTGGTACTTAAACAGCGCAAATACAGTTTTGATGCAAAAATATGGCACTAAGCCAGTAGACTTGTTGCGACGGGAGACTGCTTGGCTCAAAAATGGTCTTTTTTTCCTGCTTTTCGTTTATTTTAGAGTCCGTAGCGCTGCTACGGACTCTAAAATAAGCCTCAATCAGGAAAAAAATCCCTTATTTTTGATCTCAAGCGCTCCCGTCGCAACAAGTCTAGTATTTTACACTACGAATAGTTGAGGCAAATGGTTTCACTCAAAATATACTCCGATGAAAGTTTTGTTTTCTCTCTGCATGTTCCTCGGCTTGGGGATGTACAACTGGATTGTGGTTCCTTCAAGCACTAGTCAGACTCTGGAAGGAGCCTGGAAGACTGAGCAAGGGGTGGTGATTTGTACGCCCAATTACTTATCCTGTACTGATTTTTCGGCCAGCGAAAAAAAATTTAAAGGCTCCTGGGGTGGCACCTACACCTGGGTAAAAGACAGCCTCAAAGTACAGATGGAATTTTCGACTTACGACAAAGCGGCAGTAGGTACCGAAAAAGTATTTCTGGCTAAACTGAAAAAAGAATTGGTCCTCAAAGACCCCGCCACAAAAAAGGAACAAAGCTGGAAAGCGATTCCGGAGGATGGCCCCTTAGCACTGGCCGGCCTCTGGCAAATCTCGGGTCGAGTGGTAGATGGCCAAATCCGGGCCATGCCCAAAGCCGCCCGCAAAACCATCAAGATTTTCAGCAAAACCCGCTTTCAGTGGGCAGCCATCAATACCCAAACGGGCGATTTTTCGGGCACCGGAGGGGGAACCTACACCCTCAAAAATGGCAAATACACCGAAAATCTGGAGTTTTTCTCCCGCGATAGCTCCCGCGTGGGCATGTCCCTCAGCTTTGATGCCTTGGTTGAAGGCAACAAATGGACACATAGTGGCAAAAGCTCGACGGGAAATCCGGTGAATGAGATTTGGGAGAAGCAATAAGTGAAAAGTGAAAAGTGAAAAGTGAAAAGTGAAAAGTGAAAAATAATTGCTTTTCACTTTTAGTTTTTCACTTTTCACTTTTCACTTTAAGGCAGTTGAGTCAGTTTGAATTTTTTCCAGCGCACTTTGATGCCACCACCATCGTGGATTTGCAGGGCAATAAAACCTTCACCTTTGCCAATTTTTTCGTCTTTGAAGTAGATCATTTGTTGGCCATTGAGCCAGGTGGTGACCTCATCGCCGATGACCTGGATTTTCAGTTTGTTCCACTCGCCCGTTTTTAAGGCTTTTTCGGCTTCTGCACTGGGCTGAATCAGCCAACCACGGCCATAAGATTCGTAAACTCCGCCGGTATGGCTGTTCAGCGGGGCCACTTCTACTTGCCAACCACTGATTTTTACCCCTTCGATACTCGAACGGAAAAAGACGCCACTGTTGCCATTGGCTTCTTGCTTGAATTGTAAGTTGAGGACAAAATTTTTGTATTTGTTGGCCGTAGACAGGTAGCCGTAGGCCTTATCGGGGCCACTTTCACAGATGAGTTCACCCTTTTCCACGTACCATTTTTCGGTGCCGTGGATGTTCCAACCACTCAGGTCTTTACCATTGAACAAAGAAACTTTTTGGGCTGTAGCCAACAGCGGCAAACAGGCGATACATGCGATCAGGCAGGTAATTTTCATGAATTAAAATTGTGTGTGATGAAAAAGTGATAGTGAAGATAACTTGTAACGGCGAATTTATTCGCCGAAATTTACATTATCGCCAGTACAATTTCACTTTTCCACCCACCTCCGAAATTCTCCAGCCTTTTCCCTGCTCACCGTCACCTC includes these proteins:
- the fumC gene encoding class II fumarate hydratase, yielding MAFRKEKDSLGYVDVPADKYWAAQTQRSKENFKIGGHLMPIEIIRAFAILKKAAAFTNLEAGVLSPEKTDLIAQVCDEISAGKLDDQFPLVVWQTGSGTQSNMNVNEVIANRAHVLTGGGLEDAKKVLHPNDDVNKSQSSNDTFPTAMHIAAYKILVETTIPGIELLRDTLKAKSEAYMGVVKIGRTHLMDATPITVGQELSGYAAQLDYGIRAIKNTLPHVAELALGGTAVGTGLNTPPGYSENVARHIAQLSGLPFVTAPNKFEALATHDALVEAHGALKTVAVSLMKIANDIRLLASGPRSGIGELIIPSNEPGSSIMPGKVNPTQSEAMTMAMAQVMGNDVTINIGGMNGHFELNVFKPVIIFNFLTSARLIGDACVSFNEHCAAGIEPNYARITEQLNNSLMLVTALNTKIGYDNAAAIAKKAHAENTTLKQAAIELGLVTAEQFDEWVRPEDMI
- a CDS encoding superoxide dismutase, which gives rise to MAFELPALPYAFDALEPNIDARTMEIHHGKHHAAYTNNLNAALAGTENEGKAIEDILANISKLSPAIRNNGGGYYNHNLFWTIMSPDGSPTPAEGTAIHAAITADLGGFDNFKKEFSAAGATRFGSGWAWLSVGADGKLFVCSSPNQDNPLMDVAEKKGTPILGMDVWEHAYYLNYQNRRPDYIEAFYNVINWEEVNKRYLAAK
- a CDS encoding maf-like protein; translated protein: MKRMKWVLFVFALFFTCVLQLGRQEFSAKALAPVKRDNIGLGPYWFEGKAEISHYTLSQNRYRDVHPGEAVLVFVTEPFLTDKQVKNEKGNQENSTTVLKLNAIQRFTTGIYDYSVMTSVFTPEDLKRYPHSLKTTSSSQDWCGQTYMQVNNEKDNFKVEIRSYFENEADQNLDLPKALLEDEVWTRLRMGPDALPLGAVQIYPSAMYLRLMHKTFKTYPAEGKLEKYAGSEFSGEKLKVYSLTFPELERKLEIVFQNKAPYLIEGWMESFPALGDKQVRQTIAKRTHTVMEAYWQKNGLKDLPLRKELGME
- a CDS encoding 3-keto-disaccharide hydrolase — translated: MKITCLIACIACLPLLATAQKVSLFNGKDLSGWNIHGTEKWYVEKGELICESGPDKAYGYLSTANKYKNFVLNLQFKQEANGNSGVFFRSSIEGVKISGWQVEVAPLNSHTGGVYESYGRGWLIQPSAEAEKALKTGEWNKLKIQVIGDEVTTWLNGQQMIYFKDEKIGKGEGFIALQIHDGGGIKVRWKKFKLTQLP